The following proteins come from a genomic window of Eisenibacter elegans DSM 3317:
- a CDS encoding glycosyltransferase — translation MKYSVIIPVYNRPQELAELLESLARQTLKDPSVLIEVIVVDDGSRQRAEPVAAQYAERLDIHYFYKTNSGPGSARNYGFERASGDFFLMFDSDCLIPPDYFNIVHKHVKYNEVQSFGGPDASLPSFTLTQKAINYAMTSYFTTGGIRGKKKRIGPYQARSFNMGFSRKVYEATGGFRNLRVSEDIDLSIRIRKAGFETVLIPEAFVYHKRRTSLRQFFFQTYAFGKGRVNIAKIYPSEARLVHTFPTLFVIFCLSMIFTPLLSFSFFQIQLSAVLFYLTLVLSDAITSNQSLSVGLMAVPTVLVQMTGYGLGFLDGLISPKNLGTARAKPVKE, via the coding sequence ATGAAATACTCCGTCATCATTCCGGTATATAACCGACCACAAGAGCTGGCAGAGCTGCTCGAAAGCCTTGCCCGCCAAACGCTCAAAGACCCCTCTGTGCTGATAGAAGTCATTGTGGTAGATGATGGCTCGCGCCAACGTGCTGAGCCAGTGGCTGCTCAATATGCGGAGCGGCTCGATATACATTATTTTTACAAGACCAACTCAGGGCCGGGTAGCGCTCGAAACTATGGGTTTGAGCGGGCTTCAGGCGATTTTTTCCTGATGTTTGACTCTGATTGTCTCATCCCACCCGACTATTTCAACATCGTCCACAAGCACGTCAAGTACAACGAAGTACAATCATTCGGAGGCCCCGATGCCTCCCTGCCCAGCTTTACGCTGACCCAAAAGGCCATCAACTATGCGATGACCTCTTACTTCACTACCGGCGGCATCAGAGGGAAGAAAAAACGCATAGGGCCTTATCAAGCCCGCAGCTTCAATATGGGTTTTTCGAGAAAGGTGTATGAGGCCACCGGCGGCTTCCGCAACTTGCGTGTCAGCGAAGACATCGACCTCAGTATCCGTATCCGCAAGGCCGGCTTTGAGACTGTACTCATCCCCGAGGCCTTTGTATACCACAAGCGCCGCACCAGCCTACGGCAGTTTTTCTTTCAGACATATGCCTTCGGCAAAGGCAGGGTCAATATTGCCAAAATATATCCATCAGAAGCGCGCTTGGTACACACCTTCCCCACCTTGTTCGTTATTTTCTGCCTATCGATGATTTTTACCCCGTTGTTGAGTTTTTCTTTTTTTCAAATTCAGCTCTCGGCGGTATTGTTTTATCTGACCTTGGTACTGTCTGATGCCATTACCAGCAACCAAAGCCTGAGCGTGGGTCTGATGGCAGTGCCTACAGTATTGGTACAGATGACAGGCTATGGCCTCGGATTTTTGGATGGCCTTATCAGCCCCAAGAATTTGGGTACAGCTCGCGCTAAGCCGGTGAAGGAGTAG
- a CDS encoding ABC transporter ATP-binding protein → MIQATQLYKSYQAREVLRGIDLEIQKGEIVSIVGASGAGKSTLLHLLGTLDTPDKGSVQIDGVDVWGLKSRKLAKFRNERIGFVFQFHNLLPEFNALENVCLPAWIAQKPKKEVETRAMSLLERLGVNHIAQQTPAQLSGGEQQRVAIARALINAPAVVLADEPSGNLDERNSEELHRLFIELREEFGQTFVIVTHDKQLAAMADRTLEIKAGQLLPATPSPA, encoded by the coding sequence ATGATACAAGCAACACAACTATACAAATCCTATCAGGCGCGAGAGGTACTACGCGGGATAGACCTAGAAATCCAGAAAGGCGAAATTGTGTCTATCGTCGGGGCTTCGGGCGCAGGTAAAAGTACGCTGCTACACTTGCTGGGTACACTCGATACGCCCGACAAAGGAAGCGTACAGATAGATGGGGTAGATGTTTGGGGCTTGAAATCGCGCAAGCTGGCCAAGTTTCGCAATGAGCGGATTGGCTTTGTGTTCCAATTTCATAACCTGCTGCCAGAATTTAACGCTCTAGAAAATGTATGCTTACCGGCTTGGATTGCTCAGAAACCCAAAAAAGAGGTGGAAACAAGAGCGATGAGCTTGCTGGAGCGGCTGGGAGTCAATCATATTGCCCAACAAACCCCCGCACAGCTATCAGGCGGAGAGCAGCAACGTGTGGCCATTGCTAGGGCACTCATCAACGCACCCGCAGTAGTATTGGCCGATGAGCCTAGTGGCAACCTTGATGAGCGCAACTCCGAAGAGCTGCACCGCTTGTTTATTGAGCTGCGGGAAGAGTTTGGGCAGACCTTTGTGATTGTAACACACGACAAGCAGCTGGCGGCAATGGCCGACCGCACGCTCGAAATCAAAGCTGGCCAGCTACTGCCCGCTACTCCTTCACCGGCTTAG
- a CDS encoding CBU_0592 family membrane protein has protein sequence MDTTKILIELAGWTGSVAIVGAYAGLSYGRLSPHSSFYQGLNFWGSIGLILNTGYYKAYPSMVVNIIWVAIAGWAWYTLYKKKQSVV, from the coding sequence ATGGACACAACCAAAATATTGATAGAATTAGCCGGTTGGACTGGCTCTGTTGCCATCGTAGGGGCTTATGCAGGACTTAGCTATGGCAGGCTTTCGCCTCACTCTAGCTTTTATCAGGGGCTGAATTTTTGGGGCAGTATCGGGCTGATTCTCAACACAGGCTACTACAAAGCCTACCCTTCTATGGTAGTCAATATCATCTGGGTGGCTATTGCAGGATGGGCGTGGTATACGCTTTATAAGAAAAAACAATCGGTCGTATAA
- a CDS encoding GNAT family N-acetyltransferase — protein MRTLWDTFVRNAYNGHFLFERAYVDYHADRFVDASWMFWQEERLVAVLPANQKNGILHAHSGLSFSTFICLKAPDPLFLKACWSALSTACLSLGLARCQYRPIPGYYNASPYAWGAETAALALVNATRNLVQTGAVVDLQNPRRMQQRRYRGWRKAQKAGLYTGRSFDFEGYWNEVLEPNLHQRYATHPTHSLLEISTLAANFEQHIRLYGTWTAKGRWLAGVVIYANADVAHTQYIASTPQGRELGALDLLLITLIRRYQDAGYRCLSLGTSNSPPLRQTLNQGLWEWKQSWGAVAYPHECYQIDFDL, from the coding sequence ATGAGAACCCTGTGGGATACGTTTGTACGAAATGCTTACAATGGGCATTTCTTGTTTGAGCGCGCTTACGTCGATTATCACGCAGATCGGTTTGTGGATGCTTCTTGGATGTTTTGGCAAGAGGAGCGCTTGGTCGCTGTATTGCCCGCCAACCAAAAAAACGGAATATTGCACGCCCATAGTGGACTGAGTTTCAGCACCTTTATCTGTCTCAAAGCCCCCGACCCCTTGTTCTTAAAGGCTTGCTGGAGCGCATTGTCTACCGCCTGCCTGTCTTTGGGGCTGGCACGATGCCAATACCGTCCTATCCCTGGCTATTATAATGCGTCGCCCTATGCTTGGGGAGCCGAAACAGCTGCCCTAGCCTTGGTCAATGCTACACGAAATTTGGTACAGACCGGAGCTGTAGTAGACCTACAAAACCCACGACGGATGCAGCAACGCCGCTACAGGGGCTGGCGTAAAGCCCAAAAAGCCGGCCTATACACAGGCCGTAGTTTCGACTTTGAGGGCTACTGGAACGAAGTGTTAGAACCCAATCTACACCAGCGCTATGCAACACATCCCACACATAGCTTGCTAGAAATCAGCACCTTGGCCGCTAACTTTGAGCAACACATCCGCCTTTATGGCACTTGGACAGCCAAGGGACGGTGGCTGGCCGGAGTAGTGATTTATGCCAATGCTGATGTGGCCCACACCCAGTACATCGCCTCTACGCCTCAAGGGAGGGAGCTAGGCGCACTGGACTTGCTGTTGATAACGCTGATACGGCGCTACCAAGATGCGGGCTACCGATGCTTGAGTTTGGGGACTTCCAATAGCCCACCACTGCGCCAAACCCTCAACCAAGGGCTATGGGAGTGGAAACAAAGCTGGGGAGCGGTAGCCTACCCACACGAATGTTATCAGATTGATTTTGACCTTTAA